TTGTTATTAAGCCAAAAACATTAATAATCGGAACAACTATGATTGTACCTTTGATTTTTTTGAGGATTTTGTGTTGTAATAATCTTCGACAAATTTCTACGCCATTAATTTCGTCACCATGCATCGCTGCTGAGACAAAAAGTGTTGGACCCTCTTCTTTGCCACGGATTACTTCAATGGATAAGGCCATCTTGGTATAGTCATATAGCTTGGCTACGTCGATGTCAATTCTTTTTCTTGTGTCTGGCTTTATACTTTGCCCAGCTATAACCAATTCTTTCATTATATTTAGACCTCAATGATTTCGGTACTTGGATTTACTATATCCACAAAGTCTTGATAGGTCTCAATTGTTGTGGGCTTAGAAGAATCTAATTTTCTTTTTTTGCGTGCTTCTTTCTTGGTTTGTTTTAACTCTAGATATTCAATAATTTTGCCTGCCACGTCAATTCCGGTTGTTTTCTCAATCCCTTCAAGTCCAGGAGATGAGTTAACCTCCATTATTAATGGCCCGCGTTTTGATACAAGCATGTCAACACCAGCAACACCTAGTCCCATGGCTTTGGCGGCCTTGATTGCAACATGGGCTTCTTTTTTATTTAATTGAAGAGCTTGCGCGCTGCCGCCTTGGTGTAAATTAGAACGAAATTCTCCCTCTGCTCCTTGTCTTTTCATTGCCGCAACTACTCTTCCGTTAACAACAATGACACGAAGATCAGCTCCACCAGCTTCTTTGATAAATTCCTGAATTAGAATATTGGCTTTGAGTGCGGAGAATCCTTCAATCACAGATTTGGCTGCACTTTTGGTTTCTGCTAAAACAACACCGAGTCCTTGTGTACCTTCAAGTAATTTGATAATGAGAGGCGCCCCGCCCACATGACTTATCAAGTTTGGAACTTCTTCTTGTTTAGGAAATTTGGCAAAGACTGTTTTGGGGATACCAATATTCATCATTGAGAATAGTTGTTGACTTTTGAGTTTGTCTCTTGATAATTCAATTGCTTGAGCACTGGCGGTGGTGATAATTTTTTTGATTTCAAATTGTCTGACGATGGCAGTACCAAACATAGTAACTGACGCACCAATTCGAGGAATGATCGCATCAATATCTTCTAATGGTTGGCCGTGATAATA
The DNA window shown above is from Cyanobacteriota bacterium and carries:
- a CDS encoding succinylglutamate desuccinylase/aspartoacylase family protein; translation: MHGDEINGVEICRRLLQHKILKKIKGTIIVVPIINVFGLITSHAIFLMDVILIEVFLAQPLGLSQRD
- the rimK gene encoding 30S ribosomal protein S6--L-glutamate ligase codes for the protein MKIAILSRKKSLYSTNSLIKAGQARGHDVVVINHTTCSLVMEKGKPTIYYHGQPLEDIDAIIPRIGASVTMFGTAIVRQFEIKKIITTASAQAIELSRDKLKSQQLFSMMNIGIPKTVFAKFPKQEEVPNLISHVGGAPLIIKLLEGTQGLGVVLAETKSAAKSVIEGFSALKANILIQEFIKEAGGADLRVIVVNGRVVAAMKRQGAEGEFRSNLHQGGSAQALQLNKKEAHVAIKAAKAMGLGVAGVDMLVSKRGPLIMEVNSSPGLEGIEKTTGIDVAGKIIEYLELKQTKKEARKKRKLDSSKPTTIETYQDFVDIVNPSTEIIEV